One window from the genome of Candidatus Omnitrophota bacterium encodes:
- a CDS encoding ATP-binding protein encodes MIISVASGKGGTGKTTVAVNLALSIDNVQFIDCDVEEPNAHIFLKPAIKEQKKAYIPVPEIDESRCNYCGKCATVCVYHAIAVLPSSDSKKGNTLIFPHLCHGCGACSALCPEKAIKEVNREIGVVELGNCGKIDFVHGKLNIGEAMSPPLIRQVKEEINLDKTVIIDAPPGTSCPVVASVKDSDFCVLVTEPTPFGLNDLILAVEVLRKLKIPFGVVINRSDLGNNKTEEYCQKENIPVLMRIPFRKEIAMAYSKGEPMVKAFPESKKDFQSFFNKIKHGKSN; translated from the coding sequence ATGATTATTTCAGTTGCCAGCGGAAAAGGCGGGACAGGAAAAACAACAGTTGCGGTAAATTTGGCTTTATCCATAGATAATGTGCAGTTTATTGATTGTGATGTTGAAGAACCCAATGCGCACATTTTTTTAAAACCAGCCATTAAGGAGCAAAAGAAAGCTTACATACCTGTTCCAGAAATCGATGAATCGAGATGTAATTATTGTGGTAAATGCGCCACGGTTTGTGTTTATCATGCCATAGCGGTTTTACCTTCCTCGGATAGTAAAAAAGGAAATACTTTAATTTTTCCACATCTTTGCCACGGCTGTGGCGCTTGCAGCGCATTATGCCCGGAAAAGGCGATAAAAGAAGTAAATAGAGAGATTGGTGTCGTGGAGTTAGGCAATTGCGGGAAGATAGATTTTGTTCACGGAAAGCTCAATATCGGCGAAGCGATGTCTCCGCCACTTATCCGGCAGGTTAAAGAAGAGATAAATCTTGATAAAACCGTTATCATTGACGCTCCTCCGGGTACTTCCTGTCCGGTAGTTGCTTCGGTTAAGGACAGTGATTTTTGCGTGTTAGTTACCGAGCCTACGCCGTTTGGTTTAAATGATTTGATTTTAGCTGTAGAAGTTCTAAGGAAATTAAAGATTCCTTTCGGTGTAGTTATCAATCGCTCGGATTTAGGAAATAATAAAACCGAAGAGTATTGCCAAAAGGAAAATATTCCGGTATTGATGAGAATACCCTTTAGAAAAGAAATAGCCATGGCCTATTCAAAGGGAGAACCCATGGTTAAGGCATTCCCGGAATCTAAAAAAGATTTTCAGAGCTTTTTTAATAAAATCAAACATGGAAAATCTAATTAA
- a CDS encoding NifB/NifX family molybdenum-iron cluster-binding protein, with protein sequence MRVAISTDGEFVSAHFGRCPSFTLIDIENGKITKRTEVANPGHQPGAIPQFLHQKGVNCIVAGGMGARATSFFEEYSIKTIVGISGKIDDVVEQLKKGTLEGGESLCKPGVGKGYGLDKSICDHPHEDNCDHSGGENI encoded by the coding sequence ATGCGCGTAGCTATATCTACAGATGGAGAGTTTGTATCTGCCCATTTTGGCAGGTGCCCTTCCTTTACTCTTATCGATATTGAAAATGGCAAGATAACCAAAAGGACGGAAGTGGCAAATCCCGGGCATCAGCCGGGGGCTATCCCGCAGTTTCTGCATCAAAAAGGCGTAAATTGTATTGTTGCCGGAGGTATGGGAGCGCGGGCAACCTCATTTTTTGAGGAATATAGCATCAAGACGATTGTAGGGATAAGTGGAAAGATAGATGATGTGGTGGAACAGCTTAAGAAGGGTACTTTGGAAGGCGGAGAAAGCCTTTGCAAGCCCGGTGTGGGAAAAGGGTATGGTTTAGATAAGTCGATATGCGACCATCCGCACGAAGATAATTGTGATCATTCGGGAGGTGAGAATATATGA
- a CDS encoding ferritin family protein yields MPFFEPLEKLDPKHVDLERARKSLREELEAVDFYQERVDATDDESLKKLLAHNMNEEKEHAAMLMEWIRKNDSTQDKMFKEHD; encoded by the coding sequence ATGCCATTTTTTGAGCCGTTAGAAAAGTTGGATCCTAAGCATGTTGATTTAGAAAGAGCAAGAAAATCCCTGAGGGAAGAGCTTGAAGCAGTAGATTTTTATCAGGAGCGGGTTGACGCAACCGATGATGAGTCATTGAAAAAGCTTCTTGCGCATAATATGAATGAGGAAAAAGAGCACGCGGCAATGCTTATGGAATGGATTAGAAAGAATGATTCAACGCAAGACAAGATGTTTAAAGAGCATGATTAG
- the metK gene encoding methionine adenosyltransferase: protein MDRHKYFFSSESVGEGHPDKLCDQISDGVLDEVLKLDPNNEKSRVACETYVTMGLLVIGGEIMTSAYVNIQKLAREIIREIGYTHPKYGFDHETCAIVNTINSQSPDIAQGVNIGGAGDQGIMFGYACNETKEYMPLPITLAHKLVKRMADVRRAGILKYLGPDCKSQVTVEYHDGKPKRIDAVVLACQHTDTILDKTGKNITSKARQELIDVIAKPILEGLVDRNTKYYVNQTGKFLIGGPQSDTGMTGRKIIVDTYGGTVAHGGGAFSGKDPTKVDRSAAYMCRYIAKNMVTAGLAEKFLVQLAYVIGYSEPLSVYVETYGTGKLPNEQLVKLIRENFKLTPRGIIDSLKLLRPVYRKTACYGHFGRDDAGFNWELTDKAEALKKQASRL, encoded by the coding sequence ATGGATAGGCATAAGTATTTTTTTAGCTCCGAATCAGTTGGAGAGGGGCATCCGGATAAGTTATGCGATCAGATATCAGATGGGGTATTAGATGAAGTCTTAAAACTTGACCCTAATAATGAAAAAAGCAGAGTTGCCTGCGAGACTTACGTTACAATGGGGCTTCTGGTTATTGGAGGGGAGATTATGACTTCCGCCTATGTTAATATCCAGAAACTTGCCCGTGAGATTATTCGAGAAATAGGTTATACCCACCCGAAATATGGTTTTGATCACGAGACCTGTGCTATTGTAAATACCATTAATAGCCAATCTCCTGATATCGCGCAAGGAGTGAATATCGGAGGGGCGGGAGACCAGGGGATTATGTTTGGTTATGCTTGTAATGAGACCAAGGAGTATATGCCGCTACCGATAACACTGGCGCATAAATTGGTTAAACGCATGGCCGATGTGCGCAGAGCCGGTATTTTAAAATATCTTGGCCCGGATTGCAAATCGCAGGTAACGGTAGAATATCACGATGGCAAGCCTAAGCGGATAGACGCAGTTGTGCTTGCTTGTCAGCATACCGATACTATCTTGGACAAAACAGGAAAAAATATAACTTCAAAGGCGCGTCAAGAGCTTATTGACGTTATCGCTAAGCCTATTTTAGAAGGTTTGGTAGATAGGAATACAAAATATTATGTTAATCAAACGGGAAAATTCTTAATCGGCGGGCCGCAATCCGATACCGGGATGACCGGCAGAAAAATAATTGTGGATACTTATGGCGGAACCGTCGCCCATGGCGGCGGGGCATTCTCAGGAAAAGACCCTACAAAGGTCGATCGTTCCGCAGCCTATATGTGCCGTTATATCGCTAAGAATATGGTTACCGCAGGGCTTGCTGAGAAATTTCTTGTTCAGTTGGCTTATGTTATCGGTTATTCAGAGCCGCTTTCTGTCTATGTAGAAACCTATGGCACAGGGAAATTACCTAATGAGCAACTGGTTAAGCTTATTCGCGAAAATTTTAAGCTTACGCCAAGGGGTATAATTGATTCACTAAAATTACTCAGGCCGGTTTATAGGAAAACTGCCTGTTACGGGCATTTTGGCCGTGATGACGCAGGTTTTAACTGGGAATTGACGGATAAGGCAGAGGCGTTAAAAAAACAGGCTTCGAGATTATAA
- a CDS encoding Fur family transcriptional regulator: MLRSECRGQGWWHGKFRGCGYRLTLGREAILDVLSKAEGHLSAEDIYLKIHPKHPNVGLTTVYRTLDVLSGLGMVYKLDFGDGRSRYEFAEGPKGAHHHHHLVCTQCNKVIDYTDFIDDEVELLNQTEKGLGQKYKFKITNHLIQFYGLCEDCSGKK, from the coding sequence ATGCTAAGAAGCGAATGTAGAGGGCAAGGGTGGTGGCACGGTAAATTCAGAGGCTGCGGCTATAGGCTTACCCTGGGCCGGGAGGCTATCCTTGATGTCTTATCGAAGGCCGAAGGCCACTTAAGCGCCGAAGATATATACTTGAAGATACATCCGAAGCATCCTAACGTAGGTTTGACTACCGTTTACCGGACATTAGATGTATTATCAGGCCTTGGTATGGTTTATAAACTTGATTTCGGAGACGGTCGTTCACGCTATGAGTTTGCCGAAGGGCCTAAGGGGGCACACCACCATCACCACTTAGTCTGTACCCAGTGCAATAAGGTGATTGACTACACCGATTTTATAGACGATGAGGTTGAATTGCTCAATCAGACCGAAAAAGGCTTAGGGCAAAAGTATAAGTTTAAGATCACAAATCATCTGATACAGTTTTACGGTTTGTGCGAGGATTGTAGCGGTAAAAAATAG
- a CDS encoding 4Fe-4S binding protein, with amino-acid sequence MAAKVDKKKCNGCGTCKDICPVNAIKIEKEKAVISDDCVECGACVNQCPNEAISI; translated from the coding sequence ATGGCAGCGAAGGTAGACAAAAAGAAATGTAACGGTTGCGGCACATGCAAAGATATTTGCCCTGTAAACGCTATAAAGATAGAAAAAGAAAAGGCGGTTATCAGCGATGATTGCGTGGAATGCGGCGCGTGCGTAAATCAGTGCCCGAATGAGGCAATCTCAATTTAG
- a CDS encoding CoA-binding protein — MENLIKDFLQQKRFAVIGSFRNKEKFAYRILANLIEKGYEVFPVNPRLKEIEGRTCYKTISDIPYSVDAANIVTPPLVTKNILKECLQKGIKKAWLQPGAESQDAIQFCHDNDIKVIHSMCIMLELLRK; from the coding sequence ATGGAAAATCTAATTAAAGATTTCTTACAGCAAAAACGGTTCGCTGTAATAGGCTCTTTTAGGAATAAAGAAAAATTTGCTTATAGGATTTTAGCTAACTTGATTGAAAAAGGCTATGAGGTTTTTCCCGTTAATCCTCGCTTAAAGGAGATAGAAGGCAGGACCTGCTATAAGACTATAAGCGATATTCCATATAGCGTGGATGCCGCTAATATAGTTACGCCTCCTTTAGTGACGAAAAACATTTTAAAAGAATGCCTGCAAAAAGGCATAAAAAAAGCATGGCTTCAGCCGGGCGCGGAAAGCCAAGATGCTATACAATTTTGTCATGATAACGATATAAAAGTGATCCACAGCATGTGTATAATGCTGGAATTGTTGAGAAAATAG
- a CDS encoding NifB/NifX family molybdenum-iron cluster-binding protein, with amino-acid sequence MKICITSESGSLDSKVDPRFGRCQYFIIADTDTLEFEVIVNPNTESMGGAGIQSAQLVSSKQVKAVITGNVGPNAFQTLQAAGIEIFTGASGTVKEVIEKYKKGEFKAVSGPSVGSHAGMPGKKK; translated from the coding sequence ATGAAAATATGCATTACTTCAGAAAGCGGCAGTTTAGATTCTAAGGTAGATCCGCGATTCGGTAGGTGTCAATATTTCATTATTGCTGATACCGATACTTTAGAATTTGAGGTTATTGTAAATCCGAATACCGAATCTATGGGAGGAGCGGGGATTCAATCGGCGCAGTTAGTTAGTTCAAAACAGGTAAAGGCCGTGATTACGGGAAATGTAGGTCCTAATGCCTTTCAGACTTTACAGGCTGCTGGCATAGAAATTTTTACCGGCGCATCAGGTACGGTAAAAGAAGTAATTGAGAAATATAAAAAGGGAGAATTTAAGGCAGTTTCCGGCCCCAGTGTTGGTTCACATGCCGGAATGCCGGGAAAGAAAAAATAA
- a CDS encoding DUF5320 domain-containing protein, giving the protein MPRGDGTGPMGLGPMTGRAAGFCAGYSVPGYMNSIPGRGYFGRGRGFYGRGGGRGWRNLYYATGIPGWQRASMGMPAFGGAYPYAPEMTSKQEADILKNEADFLKKQLEDVQARIEALEKVQAEKNE; this is encoded by the coding sequence ATGCCAAGAGGAGACGGAACAGGGCCGATGGGATTAGGTCCCATGACCGGAAGAGCGGCAGGTTTCTGCGCTGGATATTCGGTGCCCGGCTATATGAATTCGATTCCCGGCAGGGGTTATTTTGGCAGAGGAAGAGGATTTTATGGTCGTGGCGGCGGAAGAGGGTGGCGCAATTTGTATTATGCCACGGGTATTCCTGGCTGGCAAAGAGCCTCAATGGGGATGCCTGCTTTTGGCGGAGCGTATCCTTATGCTCCGGAAATGACTTCGAAGCAGGAAGCGGATATCTTAAAGAATGAAGCAGATTTTTTAAAAAAACAGCTTGAAGATGTCCAGGCCCGTATCGAGGCGTTAGAAAAAGTTCAGGCAGAAAAGAATGAATAG
- a CDS encoding class I SAM-dependent methyltransferase: protein MDKEVLENHKKYLERKTLYKSFGCDVDQERAFIIEKAQPLYGDILEAGTGKGHFALALAKEGYRFTTFDISKEEQKFARLNLKYFGLDQLVDFRIENGESLSFKDKSFDIIFSINTFHHLVNPYKVLDELIRLLSFEGKLILSDFTKEGMALMDKIHASEGRKHEVSKTTLADIEPYLIKKGFKINKASSKFQGVLITYHQLI from the coding sequence TTGGATAAAGAAGTTTTAGAAAACCACAAAAAATATCTCGAGCGAAAAACCCTATATAAAAGTTTTGGCTGCGATGTTGACCAGGAAAGGGCCTTTATTATCGAGAAGGCCCAGCCTCTTTATGGCGATATATTGGAAGCCGGAACCGGTAAGGGCCATTTTGCGCTCGCTTTGGCTAAAGAAGGCTACCGATTTACTACCTTTGATATTTCCAAAGAAGAGCAGAAATTCGCGCGGCTAAATCTAAAATATTTTGGGCTTGACCAGTTGGTAGATTTTCGTATTGAGAATGGCGAATCCTTAAGTTTTAAAGATAAGAGTTTCGACATAATTTTTTCAATAAACACCTTCCACCACTTGGTAAATCCCTATAAAGTCCTTGATGAGCTAATCCGCCTACTTTCCTTTGAGGGAAAGCTTATTTTAAGCGATTTTACCAAGGAAGGAATGGCATTAATGGATAAAATCCATGCCAGCGAAGGGAGAAAACACGAAGTCAGTAAAACCACTCTGGCTGATATAGAGCCATATTTAATAAAGAAGGGTTTTAAAATTAATAAGGCAAGCAGTAAATTTCAGGGAGTTTTAATAACGTACCATCAATTAATATGA